GCATCCCACACATAATATGTAAAGCACTTTTGTTTGTATACAGTCTAGGCTATTTTGACTGTTTGCCAGATAGCCTTAAAAATAACAGATTGGTTGCTTCTTGCACTACACATTTAATCAATGCCAGTATACTGTCTGAAGTAATTTTAAAGAAATAGAAATAATACAtacctgacaaaagcccaaatctgGAGAAATGGGAGGGTTGTCAGAGAAGTTCTCCTTCATGTTTGGTAACGTGGTTGTATAAGCTGGTGTGGAGCTCTGTGCACATGGGGAGAGGGCATCTACCTCTTCAGAAAGTCCATGATCTGAGAACTGAGGAGATGGCAAGGCTGGTAACAAACATTCTGTGTTATGTCGTGTTGGCTCTGGACATGCGCTTGGGGAACCAGTACAATGAGGGAAAGTCTGTGTCTGGTGTGTGCTTGTCATGGAGCACATTTCATGCATTTCTTCCTGACAGCAGTTCAAGCCTATTGGACATCTGGATCTTCTGAGCctttcttctcttcttttttccagtgtcTCATCATCTAGGCCAAGAACATCAGAGAGATGGGAAATGTAGCGAATTGTTAGTCGCAATGTTTCAATCTTTGTCAAACTCTTGCCTGCTGGAGCTACCGCAGGAGGTAGGTACTTTCTCAGGCTCTGGAGAGCTGTGGACAGATTTCTCATCCTCATCTTCTCCCTCTCGCTGGCACTTTGTCTGTGGCTGGTCACAATCCTGCTTCTCTTCTTGGCTGGCAGCTGCTTCTGTCTGTTTTGCAGATTTTCTGACTGAGACAGACTTGTTTGGAAGTTGCTGTATGGGTCTTCAGAGAAGGCACAGGACTGGTATGAAGGAGAGAAGCTGAAGGAATCAACAGAGGAGGTTGGAGAGAGAGTACCATAGCCTTCAGAATCAGGATAACCCCATTGCTGAAGTTTGGTATATTCAGAAGACAGCATTTTCTCCTGGAACTCTTGTTGTGCTGGACAGAAAGCCATGTCTGTCTGCTACTCTGGGGAGTatgtgctgaaatgctgcatgagGCCTGTACTGGACAGGTTTTATGCTGAAGGCAGAGGTGTGAATTGTCACCTTGGCTGGCACCATCAACACATCAAAGCCTAATTGAGCTGAACAGGGGGTCCTGGGAAGAAGGTTCCCAGAGTACCAAGTGTGCAAATTCACCCCTAGAAGATGAACTAAAAATTGACTGGAGGTCAATTACCTATGTGACCTATACGGTAAAGACATTTAAGCTATTTGTTTACGCTTGATTACCACTCTAATGATCAGGCACTCCCTGTCCATTTACTTTTCAATCTTGAAGAACTCATAATATTTTTATGCTAGTTGTTCAAACCAAAGATCATTGTACAAAATGTACTTGTACCCCAACAATTCTTATGTACCATATGTGCCAGGTCATAACGGAACCAAAACGTCAGTCTGAGGGCAACCATTTGCATGGCCAGCACTCTAATGCCTATCACTAATGCACTAATCGGTTGTAACAATCAGTTCAAGCTAATCTTCCTGAGGCTATTTACTTCTccaaaacaaaattatgtaatttttattgatttcaatGGCCAAATGAATTATATTTTCAATTGTTTACAGCAGTAAATTGTATTGATTTTCTTTCTTGTACCGCATTTGGCATTACATAGTCATACAGGGCAAGATTCCAAATGATTTCACAGGAAGTCTGACCAGCATTGGGTGCTCTGTGTAGCATCGTTTAAGCACCCGGCAAGCATTCAATTATTATTTGTGTCAATCATTTTGATTGGCTCACTTAGGGCTCGAACGTTCGCCGCAAACAAACTACCAACGTTGCGTAAATGACTTTGCTGGTGACGAAGACAAATGACAAGTCTTTCCAGCGATATTGTCTGCACACACATATTGCGAACGATAAACTCATTTAAATACCGCAAGCACAATTGGAAGCGACACTACACATGACGTGCGCATTCTGTAGAACGTTGTTATTTAAATGACAATGGACACACATGGCTGACTGCCCAACGGTCACCTGAGTTGATCCCCCAGATGGAATCGGGCAAAATG
This DNA window, taken from Hyperolius riggenbachi isolate aHypRig1 chromosome 3, aHypRig1.pri, whole genome shotgun sequence, encodes the following:
- the LOC137562240 gene encoding mesoderm posterior protein 1-like, giving the protein MAFCPAQQEFQEKMLSSEYTKLQQWGYPDSEGYGTLSPTSSVDSFSFSPSYQSCAFSEDPYSNFQTSLSQSENLQNRQKQLPAKKRSRIVTSHRQSASEREKMRMRNLSTALQSLRKYLPPAVAPAGKSLTKIETLRLTIRYISHLSDVLGLDDETLEKRREERLRRSRCPIGLNCCQEEMHEMCSMTSTHQTQTFPHCTGSPSACPEPTRHNTECLLPALPSPQFSDHGLSEEVDALSPCAQSSTPAYTTTLPNMKENFSDNPPISPDLGFCQDMIDDMWDEFENKDQWSTIHNKHHPVLIQNFC